The Flavobacterium psychrophilum genome includes a region encoding these proteins:
- a CDS encoding SAM-dependent methyltransferase, translating into MKDNFSTQAKGYSQYRPYYPQEMIDHIVSFVGNKDAALDVATGNGQVAGALANYFKTVYGTDISQKQLDNAVKADNIIYKEERAEVTTFGDSQFDLITVAQAIHWFDFDTFYKEIYRILKPDCIFAVLGYGLFSANGDAGKLLNHFYYDITEPYWDAERRYLDENYTTIPFPFEELETKCFTNQFTWTFEQLTGYLETWSAVQHYIKKNGTNPVDLVREELKQYWEKSDREVTFPLLLRIGRLKV; encoded by the coding sequence ATGAAAGACAACTTTTCTACACAGGCAAAAGGCTATTCGCAGTACCGGCCGTATTATCCGCAGGAAATGATAGACCACATCGTTTCTTTTGTCGGTAACAAAGATGCAGCACTGGATGTAGCAACAGGAAATGGACAGGTGGCGGGAGCATTGGCAAACTATTTTAAAACCGTCTATGGAACGGATATCAGCCAAAAGCAACTTGATAATGCGGTAAAGGCAGACAATATTATATATAAAGAGGAGAGGGCAGAGGTCACCACTTTCGGCGACAGCCAGTTCGATCTTATAACAGTGGCACAGGCTATACATTGGTTCGACTTTGATACGTTTTATAAAGAGATTTATCGCATACTAAAGCCAGACTGTATTTTTGCGGTATTGGGTTACGGACTTTTTTCTGCCAATGGCGATGCAGGAAAACTGCTGAACCATTTTTATTATGATATCACCGAGCCGTATTGGGATGCAGAGCGCCGCTACCTCGACGAAAACTACACTACAATACCTTTTCCGTTTGAAGAATTAGAAACTAAATGTTTTACTAATCAGTTTACATGGACATTCGAACAGCTTACAGGTTATCTCGAAACGTGGTCGGCAGTGCAACATTATATTAAAAAGAATGGCACCAATCCGGTAGACCTGGTTCGGGAAGAATTAAAACAATATTGGGAAAAAAGCGACAGGGAAGTTACTTTTCCTTTACTTTTGAGGATTGGACGATTAAAAGTTTGA
- a CDS encoding tRNA nucleotidyltransferase yields the protein MENKTSYKEALNNRIFNITSQAAKELNVNSYVIGGFVRDFLLQRDFKKDIDIVAVGSGIALAEKVSSLLANKPKVQVFKSYGTAMLRFDDIDIEFVGARKESYTRDSRNPIVETGTLEDDQNRRDFTINALALSLSEDNFGELVDPFNGVEDLHNKIIRTPLNPDITYSDDPLRMMRAIRFASQLNFTIEKESLKAIERNKERIKIISGERIVDELNKILMSEVPSVGFKLLHQTGLLHIILPELTALQGVEEVEGQTHKDNFYHTLEVVDNIAPNTDDVWLRWSALLHDIGKAPTKKFHKKVGWTFHGHEFLGGKMVKKLFERLHMPLNQKMKFVSKMVMLSSRPIVLAQDIVTDSAVRRLIFDAGEDVEDLMILCEADITTKNPSKFKKYHNNFKIVRQKIVEVEERDHVRKFQPPITGEEIMEIFNLKPGREIGVLKEAIKEAILEGEIHNDYDSAYAFMMERAKKLGLSVVK from the coding sequence ATGGAAAACAAAACTTCATACAAAGAAGCATTAAATAACAGGATATTTAACATTACCTCTCAAGCAGCTAAAGAACTTAACGTAAACAGTTATGTTATAGGCGGTTTTGTAAGGGATTTTCTTTTACAGAGAGATTTTAAAAAGGATATCGATATTGTTGCCGTTGGCAGCGGTATTGCCCTTGCCGAAAAAGTATCTTCATTATTAGCAAACAAACCTAAAGTACAGGTCTTTAAAAGCTATGGCACTGCCATGCTGCGTTTTGACGATATTGATATTGAGTTTGTTGGTGCACGTAAAGAATCGTACACACGCGATAGCCGTAACCCTATTGTAGAGACCGGCACACTGGAAGATGACCAGAACCGCCGCGATTTTACCATTAACGCTTTAGCCCTGTCTTTATCTGAGGATAATTTTGGTGAGCTGGTAGATCCGTTTAATGGTGTGGAAGACCTTCACAATAAAATTATACGCACTCCCCTTAACCCGGATATTACCTATAGCGACGACCCGTTACGTATGATGCGCGCTATACGCTTTGCGTCGCAGCTCAACTTTACAATTGAGAAAGAATCGCTAAAGGCAATCGAGAGGAACAAGGAGCGTATTAAGATAATATCGGGAGAGCGCATTGTAGATGAACTGAACAAGATATTAATGTCGGAAGTACCTTCTGTTGGTTTCAAATTATTACACCAGACAGGCTTACTGCATATTATACTGCCCGAACTTACCGCACTTCAGGGTGTTGAGGAAGTAGAAGGACAGACCCATAAAGATAATTTTTACCATACCCTTGAGGTGGTAGATAATATAGCGCCTAATACCGATGATGTATGGCTGCGCTGGTCGGCACTTTTGCACGACATCGGTAAAGCACCGACCAAGAAATTCCACAAAAAAGTGGGATGGACATTCCACGGGCATGAGTTCTTAGGCGGTAAAATGGTTAAGAAACTGTTTGAAAGGCTACACATGCCTTTGAACCAGAAAATGAAATTCGTTTCTAAAATGGTTATGCTTAGCTCCCGCCCTATTGTACTGGCGCAGGATATTGTGACCGACTCAGCGGTGCGAAGGCTTATTTTTGATGCCGGAGAAGACGTAGAAGACCTAATGATTTTGTGTGAGGCCGATATTACGACCAAGAATCCATCAAAATTTAAAAAGTACCATAACAACTTTAAGATAGTACGCCAGAAAATAGTTGAAGTTGAAGAGCGTGACCATGTTCGTAAATTTCAGCCGCCTATTACCGGAGAGGAGATTATGGAGATATTCAATCTTAAACCGGGCAGGGAAATTGGTGTACTTAAAGAAGCAATTAAAGAGGCCATTCTTGAAGGTGAGATTCATAACGACTATGATTCGGCGTATGCCTTTATGATGGAAAGAGCGAAGAAGTTGGGGTTGAGTGTAGTGAAGTAG
- a CDS encoding glycosyl transferase family 2, with protein MKASVIMSTYNAEAWLEKVIWGFSVQTERDFEIIIADDGSGPKTKELLDRLRDEISMPLVHVWQEDKGFQKSQILNKAITAANSDYLIFTDGDCIPRNDFVETHINFREPGYFLSGGYFKLPMNISQAISKDDIFNQRCFDVKWLKGMGLSSKNTSKLSASGFKSWFLNLVTPTKATWNGHNASGWKTDLVFINGFNQEMQYGGQDRELGERLFNKGLKSKQIRYSAVCVHLDHARGYVNKETWKKNYAIRKNTRDNKVVKTPIGIDSN; from the coding sequence ATGAAAGCATCAGTTATAATGAGTACCTATAATGCCGAAGCATGGCTTGAAAAAGTAATATGGGGTTTTAGCGTACAAACGGAGAGGGATTTTGAGATTATTATTGCTGATGACGGCTCCGGCCCAAAAACCAAAGAATTACTGGACAGGCTTCGTGACGAAATAAGCATGCCGCTTGTGCATGTTTGGCAGGAAGATAAAGGTTTCCAGAAGTCGCAGATACTTAACAAGGCCATTACGGCTGCTAACAGCGACTACCTTATTTTTACAGATGGTGACTGCATACCGCGTAACGATTTTGTAGAAACGCATATTAACTTCAGGGAACCGGGATATTTTCTTTCGGGAGGCTATTTTAAGCTGCCTATGAATATATCGCAGGCTATTTCTAAAGACGATATCTTTAACCAAAGATGCTTTGACGTAAAATGGCTTAAAGGCATGGGACTTTCTTCTAAGAATACATCCAAACTTTCTGCAAGCGGATTTAAGTCATGGTTTCTTAACCTCGTTACGCCTACTAAAGCTACCTGGAACGGGCATAATGCATCGGGCTGGAAAACCGACCTTGTTTTTATAAACGGGTTTAACCAGGAAATGCAATATGGCGGGCAGGACAGGGAACTAGGGGAAAGGCTGTTTAACAAAGGGCTTAAATCAAAACAGATACGCTATAGTGCGGTATGTGTGCACTTAGACCATGCGCGTGGCTATGTAAACAAAGAAACGTGGAAGAAAAACTACGCCATCCGTAAAAACACCCGCGATAATAAAGTGGTTAAGACCCCGATAGGGATCGACTCTAATTAA
- a CDS encoding glycosyl transferase family 1, giving the protein MRKTVILETHNIKNQYTGFGVFNHGLISGLSHHDHSNLDIVLLAYKPSVLKDKFGNAFRYKKIYSFNRYKNFSVRKKHDLWHSVNQNLKFEPKKVSNYLLTVHDVNFAEGSSREDTTSKRKKLFIEKLNRSSAITYISEFAKEQTHRYFNVPNVPEYIVFNGNPIITIANTSDYKPNTPVDKPFLYSVGDFLQKKNFTSIIQMMLHVKDFNLIISGDYNKPYGEEVKKCILDNNLSDRVFLTGRICETGKQYYLQHCAAFLFPSRGEGFGLPPIEAMKFGCPIFLANCTSLPEIGGEYAFYWDEFDAESMAAEFYKGMDTYHNNPDLYRQKYAERANFYNWDKTAKQYLDIYNSILQ; this is encoded by the coding sequence ATGAGAAAAACGGTCATTCTGGAAACTCATAATATAAAGAACCAATATACAGGTTTCGGTGTTTTTAATCATGGACTTATTAGTGGCTTAAGCCATCATGATCACAGCAACTTAGATATTGTACTGCTAGCCTACAAACCATCTGTTCTTAAAGATAAGTTTGGAAATGCTTTCAGATATAAAAAAATTTACAGTTTTAATCGTTATAAAAATTTCAGTGTCAGGAAAAAGCATGATCTATGGCATTCTGTGAATCAGAATTTAAAATTTGAACCTAAAAAAGTTTCAAATTACCTGCTAACCGTGCACGATGTAAATTTTGCAGAAGGCTCAAGCCGCGAAGACACTACCAGTAAGCGTAAGAAGCTTTTTATTGAGAAACTCAACAGAAGTTCTGCTATTACCTATATCTCTGAATTTGCAAAAGAGCAGACACATCGTTATTTTAATGTTCCCAATGTACCCGAATATATTGTTTTTAACGGCAACCCAATAATAACTATTGCGAACACCTCCGACTACAAGCCTAATACGCCTGTAGATAAGCCCTTTTTATATTCTGTAGGCGACTTTTTGCAGAAAAAAAACTTCACCTCAATTATTCAGATGATGTTGCATGTAAAGGATTTTAACCTTATCATCTCCGGAGATTACAATAAACCATATGGTGAAGAAGTGAAAAAATGCATTTTGGATAATAATCTTTCAGATCGTGTGTTTCTTACCGGAAGAATTTGTGAAACAGGCAAACAGTACTATTTACAGCACTGCGCTGCATTTTTATTTCCATCGAGAGGAGAAGGCTTTGGGCTTCCACCAATAGAGGCAATGAAATTTGGCTGTCCCATATTTTTAGCAAACTGCACTTCGCTACCCGAAATTGGCGGGGAATATGCTTTTTACTGGGACGAATTTGATGCAGAAAGCATGGCGGCAGAATTTTACAAAGGCATGGATACCTATCACAACAACCCCGATTTATACAGGCAAAAATATGCCGAGAGGGCTAATTTTTACAACTGGGATAAGACCGCCAAACAATACCTTGACATTTATAACTCTATTTTACAATAA
- a CDS encoding malate:quinone oxidoreductase (malate dehydrogenase; catalyzes the oxidation of malate to oxaloacetate), with amino-acid sequence MSTTINQEPDVVLIGAGIMSATLGMFLKELMPEVKIDIYERLDVAAAESSDAWNNAGTGHSAFCELNYTPELPNGSVETVKAVKIAEWFEVSKQFWAYLVEQKRISNPQDFVRSIPHMSFVWGEANVEYLKKRFEALTKNPLFQGMEYSEDKTTLESWMPLVMEGRDKNEAVAATNMRIGTDVNFGELTRDMFAWLGNQPGVNMYFNHDVSNIRRSRKTPKWKLKIKNHTTGDKKRVYGKFVFIGAGGGSLHLLEKAGIPEGNGFGGFPVSGQWLKCINEEVIEKHNAKVYGKASVGAPPMSVPHIDTRMINGKKELLFGPYAGFSTKFLKQGSYLDLPTSIRANNIGPMLAAGYHNMSLTKYLIQQVTQSQEDRLEALREYLPDAKKEDWVLETAGQRVQVIKKDEKEGGKLEFGTEVINSADGTLGVLLGASPGASTAVSIMLDLIERCFPEQIKTEAWQQKLKEMIPSYGTPLNTNPELLAELRKHSDKMLGLTAVLDS; translated from the coding sequence ATGTCCACAACTATAAATCAGGAACCGGATGTGGTTCTTATAGGCGCAGGTATCATGAGCGCCACCCTTGGCATGTTCTTAAAAGAACTGATGCCGGAAGTGAAAATTGACATCTATGAAAGGCTTGATGTGGCTGCCGCTGAAAGTTCTGATGCATGGAACAATGCGGGTACAGGACACTCTGCTTTTTGTGAACTGAACTACACCCCCGAATTGCCAAACGGATCGGTTGAAACAGTAAAGGCTGTTAAGATCGCTGAGTGGTTTGAAGTATCTAAACAATTTTGGGCTTACCTTGTTGAGCAGAAGCGTATAAGCAATCCGCAGGATTTTGTAAGGAGTATTCCGCACATGAGTTTTGTATGGGGCGAAGCTAATGTTGAGTATCTTAAAAAGCGTTTTGAAGCGCTAACAAAAAATCCACTGTTCCAGGGAATGGAATATTCTGAGGATAAAACTACACTTGAATCATGGATGCCTCTTGTTATGGAGGGACGTGATAAAAATGAAGCTGTTGCTGCTACGAACATGCGCATTGGTACCGATGTTAACTTTGGCGAGCTTACAAGAGATATGTTTGCATGGCTGGGCAATCAGCCGGGAGTAAATATGTATTTTAACCACGATGTCAGCAACATTAGGCGTTCACGCAAAACCCCGAAATGGAAACTTAAGATTAAAAACCATACTACAGGCGACAAAAAACGTGTGTATGGTAAATTTGTGTTTATTGGTGCGGGCGGAGGTTCATTGCACCTGCTTGAAAAAGCCGGCATTCCTGAAGGAAATGGTTTTGGCGGATTCCCGGTGAGTGGGCAGTGGCTAAAATGCATTAATGAAGAAGTAATAGAAAAACATAACGCAAAAGTATACGGAAAAGCATCTGTAGGTGCGCCGCCAATGTCGGTACCCCATATAGATACCCGTATGATAAACGGAAAGAAAGAATTGTTGTTTGGCCCTTATGCAGGGTTTAGTACTAAATTTTTAAAACAGGGATCATACCTTGATTTGCCAACATCTATCCGTGCGAACAATATAGGGCCTATGCTTGCCGCAGGTTATCATAATATGTCGTTAACCAAATACCTTATACAGCAGGTAACACAATCTCAGGAAGACAGGCTTGAAGCATTAAGAGAGTATCTTCCGGATGCTAAAAAAGAAGACTGGGTACTGGAAACAGCGGGTCAGCGTGTACAGGTTATTAAAAAAGACGAGAAAGAGGGCGGTAAGCTTGAGTTTGGTACCGAAGTAATAAACAGTGCCGACGGTACACTTGGGGTGCTTTTAGGAGCTTCTCCCGGTGCAAGTACAGCAGTTTCGATTATGCTCGACCTTATAGAACGCTGCTTCCCCGAACAGATTAAAACCGAAGCATGGCAGCAAAAACTTAAGGAAATGATACCTTCATACGGTACACCACTTAACACCAACCCTGAACTGCTTGCAGAATTACGTAAACACTCAGATAAAATGCTTGGTTTAACTGCTGTTTTAGATAGCTAG
- a CDS encoding group 1 glycosyl transferase, with translation MYNTVKIFFKHHLLKQKLKKQNVVIDFSLKEKDKKHVLIVDDKVPEFDKDSGSRRLTEIIKILIKNGYKVSLLANVKEYKFNTTYVSYFRKLGVNVYQPAVSPDGKLVTKERFLKTIVGDLSYVWLHRPGIFTKYYPLVKAINPNLPVVFDMVDFHYLRMKREAELTNDPAKHKIAQEHLKEELENCKRADKIIVISDMDKDALLEFYNEEAKMEVIGNIHDHINRPADFKTFSERDGLLFIGGFAHAPNEDAVLFLHDKVMPLVWEKHPAIKVNIVGSNPTKAVLDLNSEQFVIVGYVEDASVYFAKAKVFVALLRYGAGIKGKIGQSLEYSLPLVTTAVGAEGFDFSDYRGNMVAETPGELANLIIKLYNDETLWNEISHASADFIAPYSLKNVEQAVIRLLHGL, from the coding sequence ATGTACAATACCGTAAAGATTTTCTTTAAACATCATTTGCTAAAGCAAAAGCTAAAAAAGCAAAATGTAGTTATAGACTTTTCCCTTAAAGAAAAGGACAAAAAGCATGTACTTATTGTAGATGATAAAGTACCGGAATTTGATAAAGATTCAGGTTCAAGAAGGCTGACGGAGATCATTAAGATCCTGATTAAAAATGGCTATAAAGTTTCTTTACTAGCTAATGTAAAAGAGTACAAGTTTAATACAACTTACGTTAGTTATTTTAGAAAATTGGGCGTAAACGTTTACCAGCCGGCAGTTTCGCCAGATGGAAAACTGGTAACAAAAGAAAGGTTTCTTAAAACTATTGTTGGGGACTTGTCTTATGTTTGGCTCCACAGGCCGGGTATTTTTACAAAATACTATCCTCTTGTTAAAGCCATTAATCCCAATTTGCCTGTTGTTTTTGATATGGTAGATTTTCATTACCTGAGAATGAAACGCGAAGCCGAACTTACCAACGATCCGGCGAAGCATAAAATTGCACAGGAACACCTTAAGGAAGAACTGGAAAACTGTAAACGTGCCGATAAGATCATTGTAATATCTGATATGGATAAAGACGCTCTGCTTGAATTTTACAATGAAGAGGCTAAGATGGAAGTTATAGGTAATATTCACGACCATATTAACAGGCCGGCAGATTTTAAAACTTTTAGCGAAAGAGATGGCCTTCTATTTATAGGTGGCTTTGCACATGCACCTAATGAAGATGCCGTACTTTTTTTACACGATAAGGTAATGCCATTGGTATGGGAAAAACACCCAGCTATAAAAGTGAACATTGTGGGCAGCAACCCAACCAAAGCGGTACTAGACCTTAACTCAGAGCAGTTTGTTATTGTAGGTTATGTAGAAGATGCCTCTGTTTATTTTGCTAAAGCGAAAGTGTTTGTAGCGTTACTTCGCTATGGTGCAGGTATAAAAGGTAAAATAGGGCAGAGCCTTGAGTACAGCCTTCCGTTGGTTACAACGGCTGTTGGTGCAGAGGGGTTTGATTTTTCAGACTACAGGGGAAATATGGTCGCCGAAACTCCAGGAGAGCTGGCAAACCTGATTATTAAATTGTATAACGATGAAACTCTTTGGAATGAAATCAGCCATGCTTCTGCCGATTTTATAGCACCATATTCATTAAAAAATGTAGAGCAGGCAGTTATCCGCCTGCTGCACGGTCTTTAA
- a CDS encoding Kdo domain containing protein, whose amino-acid sequence MKFIVHPDYQSQKEAIYLKIQNFNVEGQLFGNGKRNVIKLYPLGDITINIKSFKIPHIFNKVAYRYFRKSKAERSYNFALKLIEKGIGTPHPIAYAEETALFGLLNKSYYVSEHLITELTFRELVDIPNYPDAENILRQFTRFCFELHEKGIEFLDHSPGNTLIKKLENGQYAFFLVDLNRMKFHDGPMTFEDRINNMRRLTHVEGMLLTMSDEYSKLYNRSYDEIKNALIESVNSFHSGLQRKRRIKKYFKFGK is encoded by the coding sequence ATGAAATTCATTGTCCATCCGGATTATCAGTCTCAGAAAGAAGCTATCTACTTAAAAATACAAAACTTTAATGTTGAAGGACAGTTGTTTGGCAACGGAAAAAGAAATGTAATTAAGTTGTATCCTTTGGGAGATATAACTATCAATATAAAGTCGTTTAAAATTCCCCATATTTTTAATAAGGTTGCCTACAGGTATTTTAGAAAGTCTAAAGCAGAGCGTTCGTACAATTTTGCGCTTAAGCTTATCGAAAAGGGAATTGGTACGCCGCATCCCATAGCTTATGCCGAAGAAACCGCTTTATTTGGTTTGCTTAACAAAAGCTACTATGTAAGTGAACACTTAATTACAGAGCTTACTTTTAGGGAACTTGTAGATATACCTAACTACCCTGATGCTGAAAATATACTACGACAGTTTACCCGTTTTTGTTTTGAGCTTCACGAAAAAGGTATAGAGTTCTTAGACCATTCACCCGGAAATACCCTAATAAAGAAACTGGAGAATGGGCAGTATGCGTTTTTTCTTGTAGACCTTAACAGGATGAAGTTTCACGACGGGCCAATGACCTTTGAAGACCGTATTAATAATATGAGAAGGCTTACGCATGTTGAAGGTATGCTTTTGACTATGAGCGATGAATATTCAAAATTATATAATAGGAGCTATGACGAAATAAAGAACGCACTAATTGAAAGTGTTAATAGTTTTCATAGCGGATTACAGCGTAAAAGAAGGATAAAGAAATACTTTAAATTCGGTAAATAG
- a CDS encoding translation factor Sua5 — translation MSTSDINNEVHNAFEVIKNGGIILYPTDTVWGIGCDASNPEAVKKIYALKQREESKSMIVLMNTDRMMHTVFSQIPEVAWQILDLSEKPTTLILDNPRNVAANLIAEDKTLGVRLVKEPFCFKLMERMKKPLVSTSANISGMPTPNSFKEINHLILDGVDYIVNLHHEKIAAKPSTIIKLGNDLQVKVIRP, via the coding sequence ATGAGCACATCTGATATAAATAACGAAGTACACAACGCTTTTGAAGTCATAAAAAATGGCGGAATAATTCTTTACCCTACCGATACGGTTTGGGGTATTGGCTGTGATGCTTCTAACCCTGAGGCGGTTAAAAAAATATATGCTTTAAAGCAACGCGAAGAATCGAAAAGCATGATCGTGCTTATGAATACCGACCGTATGATGCATACCGTATTTAGCCAGATACCCGAAGTGGCATGGCAAATACTGGATCTTTCTGAAAAGCCTACCACACTTATACTGGATAACCCGCGTAATGTAGCCGCTAACCTGATAGCTGAAGATAAAACACTGGGTGTACGCCTGGTAAAAGAGCCTTTTTGCTTTAAGCTGATGGAACGCATGAAAAAACCATTGGTTTCTACATCGGCAAACATAAGCGGCATGCCTACACCAAATTCTTTTAAAGAAATTAACCACCTTATTTTGGACGGCGTAGACTATATCGTAAATTTGCACCACGAAAAAATTGCCGCTAAACCATCTACCATTATAAAACTGGGGAATGATTTACAGGTAAAAGTGATACGACCTTAA
- a CDS encoding aminotransferase, whose amino-acid sequence MIKFLDLQKVNLLHQEEIENRLLKTFRSGWYLLGEEVKQFENNLSVYIGAEHAIGTANGLDALRLIFKAYIAMGIMQAGDEVIVPANTYIASLLAITDNSLVPVLGEPQLSNYNIDSNLIEEKITAKTKAIMIVHLYGQAVFNTSLRGFAERHNLKIIEDNAQAVGAQWNGIKTGNLGDAAGFSFYPGKNLGALGDAGAVTTNDAELAKTIRALANYGSEEKYVNKYQGLNSRLDEMQAAVLDTKLKYLDAENERRREIAQFYIENINNPLVILPECPSDKDSHVWHLFVIRTAERDRLKQYLLDNGIQTLIHYPIPPHKQQAYPQLNALSLPITEQIHREVLSLPISPVLTDEEIKTVVNTINSYK is encoded by the coding sequence ATGATAAAGTTTCTCGACCTTCAAAAAGTGAACCTCCTGCATCAGGAGGAGATTGAAAACCGTCTTCTTAAAACCTTTAGGAGCGGCTGGTATCTTTTAGGTGAAGAGGTAAAGCAATTCGAGAACAACCTTTCAGTTTATATTGGAGCGGAACATGCCATAGGGACTGCAAATGGCCTTGATGCGCTTCGCCTTATTTTTAAGGCTTACATAGCGATGGGAATAATGCAAGCCGGCGACGAAGTTATAGTCCCCGCTAACACCTATATAGCATCGTTACTGGCAATTACAGACAATAGTCTTGTGCCGGTTTTGGGTGAGCCGCAACTTTCCAATTACAATATTGACAGTAACCTAATAGAAGAAAAGATTACTGCTAAGACTAAAGCTATAATGATAGTCCATCTTTATGGTCAGGCCGTTTTTAATACAAGTCTTCGGGGATTTGCCGAAAGGCATAACCTTAAAATTATTGAAGATAATGCGCAGGCTGTCGGCGCGCAATGGAACGGCATAAAAACAGGTAACCTTGGCGATGCAGCAGGGTTTAGTTTCTATCCCGGTAAAAACCTTGGTGCCCTTGGCGATGCAGGTGCAGTTACCACCAATGATGCTGAATTAGCAAAAACGATAAGGGCATTGGCCAATTACGGATCGGAAGAAAAATACGTGAATAAATACCAGGGACTCAATTCGAGGCTTGACGAAATGCAGGCTGCTGTACTGGACACCAAACTGAAATACCTGGATGCTGAAAATGAACGCCGACGCGAAATTGCACAATTTTATATTGAGAACATCAATAATCCACTTGTTATTTTACCCGAATGCCCATCGGATAAAGACAGCCATGTCTGGCATCTCTTTGTTATACGCACCGCCGAAAGGGACAGGCTGAAGCAATACCTGTTAGATAACGGTATACAAACGCTAATACACTACCCTATACCACCGCACAAACAGCAAGCATATCCTCAGCTAAATGCATTATCTTTGCCCATTACGGAACAAATACACCGCGAAGTACTAAGCTTACCTATAAGCCCCGTACTTACAGATGAAGAAATTAAAACAGTGGTTAACACCATAAACAGTTACAAATAA
- a CDS encoding Holliday junction resolvase — MSRILAIDYGMKRTGIAVTDSMQIIASGLTTIASETALNFLADYFAKEKVEKVLIGDPKQMNGLPSESAPIIEAFVEKFIAQFPDMQLERVDERFTSKMAFQTMIDSGLKKKQRQDKGLIDEISATIMLQDYLSRKK; from the coding sequence ATGTCAAGAATCCTCGCGATAGATTACGGAATGAAACGTACCGGCATAGCGGTAACAGACAGTATGCAGATTATTGCCTCGGGTCTAACTACAATAGCCTCTGAAACGGCATTAAATTTTCTTGCCGATTACTTTGCTAAAGAAAAGGTTGAAAAGGTGCTTATAGGCGACCCAAAGCAGATGAACGGGCTTCCGTCGGAAAGCGCGCCAATTATAGAAGCCTTTGTTGAAAAATTCATTGCTCAGTTTCCTGATATGCAGTTGGAAAGGGTAGATGAACGCTTTACAAGTAAGATGGCTTTTCAGACAATGATAGATAGCGGTCTGAAAAAGAAGCAACGTCAGGATAAAGGGTTAATTGATGAGATATCTGCAACAATAATGCTTCAGGATTATTTATCACGAAAAAAATAA
- a CDS encoding 2,3,4,5-tetrahydropyridine-2,6-carboxylate N-succinyltransferase codes for MQNLQSIIEQAWENRALLQEETTTTAIREVIELLDSGKLRVAEPVEGGWQVNEWVKKAVVMYFPIQKMETLEAGIFEYHDKMLLKRNYAEKGIRVVPNAVARYGAYISSGVILMPSYVNIGAYVDEGTMVDTWATVGSCAQIGKNVHLSGGVGIGGVLEPLQAAPVIIEDGAFIGSRCIVVEGVRVETEAVLGANVCLTASTKIIDVTGDEPVEMKGIVPARSVVIPGSYTKKFAAGEFQVPCALIIGKRKPSTDLKTSLNNALREYDVAV; via the coding sequence ATGCAAAATTTACAAAGTATTATAGAACAGGCCTGGGAGAACAGGGCGCTGCTACAGGAAGAGACAACAACTACCGCTATTCGCGAAGTAATTGAACTTTTAGACTCAGGAAAATTACGTGTTGCAGAACCTGTTGAAGGTGGATGGCAGGTTAACGAGTGGGTTAAGAAAGCAGTTGTTATGTACTTCCCTATCCAGAAAATGGAAACTCTTGAAGCCGGTATATTTGAATATCACGATAAAATGCTACTTAAACGCAACTATGCCGAAAAAGGAATCCGCGTTGTACCAAATGCAGTAGCGCGTTACGGTGCATATATATCTTCGGGCGTTATCCTGATGCCCAGCTACGTAAACATTGGTGCTTATGTAGATGAAGGTACGATGGTAGATACATGGGCGACAGTGGGAAGCTGTGCACAAATTGGTAAAAATGTTCACCTTAGCGGCGGTGTTGGTATTGGTGGTGTATTAGAACCGCTTCAGGCTGCTCCTGTTATTATTGAAGACGGTGCTTTTATCGGATCGAGATGTATCGTAGTAGAAGGTGTTCGCGTAGAGACAGAAGCTGTTCTTGGTGCTAACGTATGCCTTACCGCTTCTACAAAAATTATCGATGTTACCGGAGACGAACCTGTAGAAATGAAAGGTATTGTACCTGCACGAAGCGTAGTTATACCGGGAAGCTATACTAAAAAGTTCGCAGCCGGAGAATTCCAGGTTCCATGTGCACTTATTATTGGTAAACGTAAGCCATCTACCGACTTAAAGACTTCACTTAACAACGCATTGCGTGAATATGATGTAGCGGTTTAA